In the Brucella anthropi ATCC 49188 genome, one interval contains:
- a CDS encoding NADH-quinone oxidoreductase subunit C, which produces MSEEALGELSGYIKERLGDAIEEAKLAYGELTLSVPAASIISVLTFLRDDVQCQFVNLTDISGVDYPQRAKRFDVVYQLMSPRQNQRIRVKVQADEDTLVPSAVPVFVGAEWFERETYDMYGVLFSGHPDLRRILTDYGFEGHPLRKDFPLTGFVEVRYNDELKRVVYEPVQLRQEFRNFDFLSPWEGTDYVLPGDEKAKAN; this is translated from the coding sequence ATGAGCGAAGAAGCTCTCGGTGAACTTTCCGGCTATATCAAGGAACGCCTCGGCGACGCGATCGAAGAGGCGAAACTTGCCTATGGCGAGTTGACGCTTTCGGTTCCGGCCGCGAGCATCATCAGCGTTCTGACCTTCCTGCGTGACGACGTGCAGTGCCAGTTCGTCAACCTGACGGATATTTCAGGCGTCGACTATCCGCAGCGCGCCAAGCGCTTCGATGTCGTTTATCAGCTGATGTCTCCGCGCCAGAACCAGCGCATCCGCGTCAAGGTTCAGGCTGACGAAGATACGCTGGTGCCTTCCGCAGTGCCGGTCTTCGTTGGTGCCGAATGGTTCGAGCGCGAAACCTACGACATGTACGGCGTTCTGTTCTCCGGCCATCCGGATTTGCGCCGCATCCTGACCGACTATGGTTTTGAAGGCCATCCGCTGCGCAAGGACTTCCCGCTCACCGGCTTCGTTGAAGTTCGTTATAACGACGAGCTGAAGCGTGTCGTGTACGAGCCTGTCCAGCTGCGTCAGGAATTCCGCAACTTCGACTTCCTCTCGCCTTGGGAAGGAACGGATTACGTTCTGCCGGGCGACGAGAAAGCCAAGGCGAACTGA
- a CDS encoding NADH-quinone oxidoreductase subunit E produces MSVRRLADDAVQPAAFAFNAENQAWAHKTIAKFPEGRQQSAVIPLLMRAQEQDGWVTKAAIEHVAGMLEMPLIRVLEVATFYTQFQLKPVGTRAHIQVCGTTPCMLRGSEALMDVCRHKINHDPFELNADGTLSWEEVECQGACANAPMVMIFKDAYEDLTPERLAEIIDAFEAGKGDTVKPGPQDGRVTSEPINGLTALTEDLDYKKVGLETRKASDAAAAKAKAEAEEKAKAEAAAKAADEAKNVAPSNAAKPVTNAPETDPALKTPSDVKVSKAAEKAASVDSKQAFKLDDKNRPVAMERPEAVDDLKLISGVGPKIEETLHELGIFTFKQVASWKKAEREWVDGYLSFHGRIEREDWVKQAKALAKGGVEEYIKVFGKKPV; encoded by the coding sequence ATGTCCGTTCGCCGTCTCGCAGATGATGCCGTCCAGCCAGCCGCTTTCGCGTTCAACGCGGAAAATCAGGCGTGGGCGCACAAGACGATCGCAAAATTCCCCGAAGGCCGTCAGCAGTCGGCTGTCATTCCGTTGCTCATGCGTGCGCAGGAGCAGGACGGCTGGGTCACGAAAGCTGCTATCGAACATGTCGCAGGCATGCTCGAAATGCCGCTGATCCGCGTTCTGGAAGTCGCGACTTTCTATACGCAGTTCCAGCTGAAGCCGGTTGGCACACGCGCTCACATTCAGGTTTGCGGCACCACGCCATGCATGCTGCGTGGTTCGGAAGCGCTGATGGATGTCTGCCGTCACAAGATCAACCACGACCCGTTCGAGCTCAATGCCGACGGAACGCTGTCGTGGGAAGAAGTGGAATGCCAGGGCGCCTGCGCCAACGCACCGATGGTCATGATCTTCAAGGACGCCTATGAAGATCTGACGCCTGAGCGTCTTGCCGAAATCATCGATGCTTTTGAAGCTGGCAAGGGCGACACCGTGAAGCCGGGCCCGCAGGATGGACGTGTGACGTCCGAGCCGATCAATGGCCTGACTGCTCTCACCGAAGATCTCGACTACAAGAAGGTCGGTCTTGAGACCCGCAAGGCATCTGATGCCGCCGCTGCCAAGGCGAAGGCCGAAGCTGAAGAGAAGGCCAAGGCGGAAGCCGCTGCAAAAGCTGCCGACGAAGCGAAAAACGTCGCTCCGTCGAATGCTGCAAAGCCGGTAACCAATGCACCTGAAACCGATCCGGCGCTCAAGACGCCTTCGGATGTCAAGGTGTCGAAGGCTGCTGAAAAGGCCGCTTCGGTCGACAGCAAGCAGGCATTCAAGCTTGATGACAAGAACCGTCCGGTTGCCATGGAGCGTCCGGAAGCTGTTGACGATCTGAAGCTGATTTCCGGCGTTGGCCCGAAGATTGAGGAAACCCTGCATGAGCTGGGTATCTTCACCTTCAAGCAGGTCGCTTCCTGGAAGAAGGCCGAGCGCGAGTGGGTCGACGGCTATCTCAGCTTCCACGGGCGCATCGAGCGTGAAGACTGGGTAAAGCAGGCCAAGGCTTTGGCCAAGGGCGGCGTCGAGGAATACATCAAGGTATTCGGAAAGAAGCCGGTATGA
- a CDS encoding GFA family protein: MGAGERLNGQCLCGEVKFTASPVKMEMDVCHCSMCRRWSGGAFMAVNCGTSVEIENEAALATYSSSEWGERRFCSKCGSSLFWRGIHDGMTVVSMQAFAEPERFHFAEEIFIDNKPANYDFANDTHRMTGEEFLAALAAKQEAEHG, encoded by the coding sequence ATGGGCGCAGGCGAAAGATTGAACGGTCAATGTCTTTGCGGAGAGGTGAAATTCACTGCTTCTCCGGTGAAGATGGAAATGGATGTCTGCCATTGCAGCATGTGCCGGCGTTGGTCGGGTGGTGCTTTCATGGCCGTCAATTGCGGCACTTCGGTCGAAATCGAAAACGAAGCTGCCTTGGCGACTTATTCTTCTTCGGAATGGGGCGAACGCCGCTTCTGCTCGAAGTGCGGTTCGTCGCTGTTCTGGCGCGGTATCCATGATGGAATGACGGTTGTTTCGATGCAGGCCTTTGCCGAGCCGGAACGTTTTCATTTCGCCGAAGAAATCTTCATCGATAACAAGCCTGCGAATTACGATTTTGCCAATGACACCCACCGGATGACCGGCGAGGAGTTCTTGGCGGCTCTTGCAGCCAAACAGGAAGCTGAACATGGCTGA
- a CDS encoding NADH-quinone oxidoreductase subunit D gives MAETQVRNFNINFGPQHPAAHGVLRLVLELDGEVVERVDPHIGLLHRGTEKLMEAKTYLQALPYLDRLDYVAPMNQEHAYALAVERLLGIDVPKRGQLIRVLYSEIGRILNHLLNVTTQAMDVGALTPPLWGFEEREKLMVFYERACGARMHAAYFRPGGVHQDLPDQLVEDIGKWIDPFFNTLNNLDDLITPNRIFKQRNVDIGVVKLEDAWAWGFSGVMVRGSGAAWDLRKSQPYECYNEMEFDIPIGKNGDCYDRYLIRMEEMRQSARIMRQCVDLLLGKERVGPVSNADNKIVPPKRGEMKRSMEALIHHFKLYTEGYHVPAGEVYAAVEAPKGEFGVFLVSDGSNKPYRCKLRAPGFAHLQAMDFLCRGHMLADVSAILGSLDIVFGEVDR, from the coding sequence ATGGCTGAGACTCAGGTCCGCAATTTCAATATCAACTTCGGTCCGCAGCACCCTGCCGCGCACGGCGTGCTGCGTCTGGTGCTTGAACTCGACGGTGAAGTCGTCGAGCGCGTCGATCCGCATATCGGTCTGCTGCATCGCGGCACCGAAAAGCTGATGGAAGCCAAGACCTATCTTCAGGCTCTGCCTTATCTCGACCGCCTCGATTACGTGGCGCCGATGAACCAGGAGCACGCCTATGCACTCGCCGTCGAACGCCTTCTGGGCATCGATGTGCCGAAGCGTGGCCAGCTGATCCGCGTTCTCTATTCGGAAATCGGCCGTATCCTGAACCATCTTCTGAACGTGACCACGCAGGCCATGGACGTCGGTGCGTTGACGCCGCCGCTCTGGGGCTTCGAAGAGCGCGAAAAGCTGATGGTGTTCTACGAACGCGCTTGTGGCGCACGTATGCACGCAGCCTATTTCCGTCCGGGTGGCGTCCATCAGGACCTGCCGGATCAGCTCGTTGAAGACATCGGCAAATGGATCGATCCGTTCTTCAATACGCTCAACAATCTTGATGATCTCATCACGCCGAACCGTATTTTCAAGCAGCGTAACGTCGATATCGGCGTCGTGAAGCTGGAGGATGCATGGGCATGGGGCTTCTCGGGCGTCATGGTGCGTGGTTCGGGCGCGGCATGGGATCTGCGCAAGTCGCAGCCTTACGAGTGCTACAACGAGATGGAATTCGACATTCCGATCGGCAAGAACGGCGACTGCTATGATCGCTACCTGATCCGTATGGAAGAAATGCGCCAGTCGGCACGCATCATGCGCCAGTGCGTTGATCTTCTGCTCGGCAAGGAGCGGGTCGGTCCGGTTTCCAATGCCGACAACAAGATCGTGCCGCCGAAGCGCGGCGAGATGAAGCGCTCGATGGAGGCGCTTATCCATCACTTCAAGCTTTACACGGAAGGCTATCACGTGCCTGCCGGTGAAGTTTACGCAGCAGTTGAAGCACCGAAGGGTGAATTTGGCGTCTTCCTCGTGTCGGACGGCTCCAACAAGCCTTATCGCTGCAAGCTGCGCGCTCCGGGCTTTGCCCATCTTCAAGCCATGGATTTCCTGTGCCGCGGCCATATGCTGGCTGACGTGTCGGCAATTCTTGGCTCGCTCGATATCGTGTTTGGTGAGGTTGACCGCTGA
- a CDS encoding NuoB/complex I 20 kDa subunit family protein produces MGLTTANTTLVAPQPKGILDPRTGKPVGSDDAFFNDLNSELSDKGFIVTSADALITWARTGSLMWMTFGLACCAVEMMHISMPRYDAERFGIAPRASPRQSDVMIVAGTLTNKMAPALRKVYDQMPEPRYVISMGSCANGGGYYHYSYSVVRGCDRVVPVDIYVPGCPPTAEALLYGILMLQKKIRRTGTIER; encoded by the coding sequence ATGGGATTGACCACAGCCAACACAACGCTCGTGGCTCCGCAGCCGAAGGGCATTCTTGACCCGCGCACGGGCAAGCCTGTCGGTTCCGACGATGCATTCTTCAACGATCTGAACAGCGAACTGTCCGACAAGGGGTTCATTGTCACATCCGCTGACGCTCTGATTACCTGGGCGCGTACCGGTTCGCTGATGTGGATGACCTTCGGTCTGGCATGCTGCGCCGTGGAAATGATGCACATTTCCATGCCTCGCTACGATGCCGAACGCTTCGGTATCGCTCCGCGCGCATCACCGCGTCAGTCCGACGTGATGATCGTTGCCGGCACGCTGACCAACAAGATGGCACCCGCTCTCCGCAAGGTCTACGACCAGATGCCGGAGCCGCGTTACGTTATCTCGATGGGTTCCTGCGCCAATGGTGGCGGCTACTACCACTATTCCTATTCGGTGGTGCGTGGCTGCGATCGCGTGGTTCCGGTCGATATTTATGTTCCGGGCTGCCCTCCGACCGCTGAAGCACTGCTCTACGGCATTCTGATGCTTCAGAAAAAGATCCGTCGCACGGGTACGATTGAGCGCTGA